The following proteins are encoded in a genomic region of Streptomyces collinus Tu 365:
- a CDS encoding ABC transporter permease, giving the protein MAAYIIRRVFGALVLLLVVSAVTFAIFFLVPRLGGQTATQLATQYVGKDANPESIAAIKRNLGFDQPIYIQYWDYLKGLFVGADYKFGPDATHCSAPCFGYSFKSHVEVWPQLTQRIPVSFSLAVGAAVIWLIFGVTTGVISALRKGKPVDRISMFIALAGVSLPIFFTGQVINVLFIYQWPIWDSTDYVPFTQNPGEWAWHLFLPWVSLAFLFSATYARLTRAGMLETMSEDYIRTARAKGLRESTVVTKHGLRATLTPIVTIFGIDFGTLIGTAVLTETVFSLQGIGAYSIQAIKDNDLPIVMAVTLVAAFFIVVSNLVVDLVYAAIDPRVRYS; this is encoded by the coding sequence GTGGCTGCGTACATCATCCGACGCGTCTTCGGCGCTTTGGTGCTGCTGCTGGTGGTCAGCGCAGTCACCTTCGCAATCTTCTTCCTGGTCCCCCGCCTGGGCGGCCAGACGGCCACCCAGCTGGCCACCCAGTACGTCGGCAAGGACGCCAACCCCGAGTCCATCGCCGCGATCAAGAGGAACCTGGGCTTCGACCAGCCCATCTACATCCAGTACTGGGACTACCTCAAGGGCCTGTTCGTGGGCGCGGACTACAAGTTCGGTCCCGACGCCACGCACTGCAGCGCCCCCTGCTTCGGGTACTCCTTCAAGAGTCACGTCGAGGTGTGGCCGCAGCTCACGCAGCGCATCCCGGTCTCCTTCTCGCTGGCCGTCGGCGCGGCCGTGATCTGGCTGATCTTCGGTGTGACCACCGGTGTCATCTCCGCGCTGCGCAAGGGCAAGCCCGTCGACCGCATCTCGATGTTCATCGCGCTCGCCGGCGTCTCGCTCCCGATCTTCTTCACCGGACAGGTCATCAACGTCCTGTTCATCTACCAGTGGCCCATCTGGGACAGCACCGACTACGTGCCCTTCACCCAGAACCCCGGTGAGTGGGCCTGGCACCTGTTCCTGCCCTGGGTCAGCCTCGCGTTCCTCTTCTCCGCCACCTACGCCCGGCTCACCCGGGCGGGCATGCTCGAGACGATGAGCGAGGACTACATCCGGACCGCCCGGGCCAAGGGTCTGCGGGAGAGCACGGTCGTCACCAAGCACGGCCTGCGCGCGACCCTCACCCCGATCGTCACCATCTTCGGCATCGACTTCGGCACCCTCATCGGTACCGCGGTGCTCACCGAGACGGTCTTCTCCCTGCAGGGCATCGGCGCGTACTCGATCCAGGCCATCAAGGACAACGACCTGCCCATCGTGATGGCCGTGACCCTGGTCGCCGCCTTCTTCATCGTCGTCTCCAATCTGGTCGTGGACCTGGTGTACGCAGCCATCGACCCCCGCGTGAGGTACTCGTGA
- a CDS encoding ABC transporter ATP-binding protein has translation MSKLEKAALGEPAAGVAAPSDAQDAFLSVRDLRIHFSTDDGLVKSVDGVSFDVQRGQTLGIVGESGSGKSVTSLGLMGLHRAANAKVSGEVWLDGQELIGADPDEVRRLRGRKMAMIFQDPLSAMHPYYKVGTQIVEAYRVHHKVSKKVARTRAIEMLDRVGIPEPAKRIDGYPHEFSGGMRQRAMIAMALVNNPELLIADEPTTALDVTVQAQILDLIRDLQKEFGSAVIMITHDLGVVAEIADDVLVMYGGRCVERGPVGEIFDQPQHPYTWGLLGSMPRIDRETSDRLIPVKGQPPSLINVPSGCAFHPRCPYADLPKGNVTRTVRPELEQVEGGHWSACHLSAEDRTRIWTEEIAPKL, from the coding sequence GTGAGCAAGCTCGAAAAGGCGGCACTGGGCGAACCGGCCGCGGGCGTCGCCGCCCCTTCCGACGCCCAGGACGCGTTCCTCTCCGTTCGCGATCTGCGCATCCACTTCAGCACCGACGACGGCCTGGTCAAGTCGGTGGACGGCGTCAGCTTCGACGTACAGCGCGGCCAGACGCTGGGCATCGTGGGTGAGTCGGGCTCCGGCAAGTCCGTGACGTCCCTCGGCCTCATGGGTCTGCACCGCGCGGCGAACGCCAAGGTCTCCGGCGAGGTGTGGCTGGACGGGCAGGAGCTGATCGGCGCCGACCCGGACGAGGTGCGCCGGCTGCGCGGCCGCAAGATGGCGATGATCTTCCAGGACCCGCTGTCCGCGATGCACCCGTACTACAAGGTCGGGACGCAGATCGTCGAGGCCTACCGGGTCCACCACAAGGTCAGCAAGAAGGTGGCCCGCACGCGCGCCATCGAGATGCTCGACCGGGTCGGCATCCCCGAGCCCGCCAAGCGCATCGACGGCTACCCGCACGAGTTCTCCGGCGGTATGCGCCAGCGCGCCATGATCGCCATGGCGCTGGTGAACAACCCCGAGCTGCTCATCGCGGACGAGCCGACCACCGCCCTCGACGTCACCGTCCAGGCGCAGATCCTCGACCTGATCCGGGACCTGCAGAAGGAGTTCGGCTCCGCGGTCATCATGATCACGCACGATCTCGGCGTGGTCGCCGAGATCGCGGACGACGTCCTGGTGATGTACGGCGGCCGGTGCGTGGAGCGCGGACCGGTCGGGGAGATCTTCGACCAGCCGCAGCACCCCTACACCTGGGGCCTGCTCGGCTCGATGCCCCGCATCGACCGCGAGACCTCCGACCGGCTCATCCCGGTCAAGGGCCAGCCGCCGAGCCTCATCAACGTCCCGTCGGGCTGCGCCTTCCACCCGCGCTGCCCGTACGCGGACCTGCCCAAGGGGAACGTCACCCGCACGGTGCGTCCCGAGCTGGAGCAGGTGGAGGGCGGCCACTGGTCCGCCTGTCACCTCTCGGCGGAGGACCGTACGCGGATCTGGACCGAAGAGATTGCGCCGAAGCTGTGA
- a CDS encoding ABC transporter ATP-binding protein, translating into MSETNKTDAVEDAAGKAAIPQQASAPEGGSAEREVLLRVKGLTKHFPIKKGLLQRQVGAVKAVDGIDFEVRKGETLGVVGESGCGKSTMGRVITRLQDPTSGTIEFEGRDITRLSTGQMRPMRRDVQMIFQDPYGSLNPRHTIGSIVSAPFRLQGVEPEGGVKKEVQRLLDLVGLSPEHYNRYPHEFSGGQRQRIGIARALALKPKLVVADEPVSALDVSIQAQVVNLMDDLQQELGLTYVIIAHDLSVVRHVSDRIAVMYLGKIVEIADRTSLYEAPMHPYTKALMSAVPVPDPKRRGQKSERILLHGDVPSPIAPPSGCRFHTRCWKATEICKTTEPQLVELRTGQQVACHHPENFADQAPQDTVLLSAAKKAAELVPDAVVSDDPAEPEPAAEPAPAEETVAAPAQAEETAAESAASEETVAEESAPAKETTAKETTAEETTTEEPAPAEETAAESAASEKATVSEKPASEKPASEKPAADSQESTDK; encoded by the coding sequence GTGAGTGAGACGAACAAGACAGACGCCGTCGAGGACGCCGCCGGGAAGGCCGCGATCCCGCAGCAGGCGTCGGCCCCCGAGGGCGGCTCCGCCGAGCGTGAGGTGCTGCTCAGGGTCAAGGGCCTGACGAAGCACTTCCCGATCAAGAAGGGCCTCCTGCAGCGCCAGGTCGGCGCCGTGAAGGCCGTCGACGGCATCGACTTCGAGGTGCGCAAGGGCGAGACCCTGGGCGTCGTCGGCGAGTCGGGCTGCGGCAAGTCGACCATGGGCCGGGTCATCACCCGGCTCCAGGACCCGACGAGCGGCACGATCGAGTTCGAGGGCCGGGACATCACGCGGCTGAGCACCGGGCAGATGCGCCCGATGCGCCGTGACGTCCAGATGATCTTCCAGGACCCGTACGGCTCCCTGAACCCCCGCCACACCATCGGCTCGATCGTCTCGGCGCCCTTCCGGCTCCAGGGCGTCGAGCCCGAGGGCGGGGTGAAGAAGGAGGTCCAGCGCCTCCTCGACCTGGTCGGTCTGAGCCCCGAGCACTACAACCGCTACCCGCACGAGTTCTCCGGCGGTCAGCGCCAGCGCATCGGCATCGCCCGCGCGCTCGCGCTGAAGCCGAAGCTGGTGGTGGCGGACGAGCCGGTGTCCGCGCTGGACGTGTCGATCCAGGCGCAGGTCGTGAACCTGATGGACGACCTCCAGCAGGAACTCGGCCTCACCTACGTGATCATCGCCCACGACCTCTCCGTGGTGCGGCACGTCTCGGACCGCATCGCGGTGATGTACCTCGGCAAGATCGTCGAGATCGCCGACCGCACCTCGCTGTACGAGGCGCCGATGCACCCGTACACCAAGGCGCTGATGTCGGCGGTGCCGGTGCCGGACCCGAAGCGCCGTGGCCAGAAGAGCGAGCGCATCCTGCTGCACGGCGACGTGCCGTCGCCGATCGCCCCGCCGTCGGGCTGCCGCTTCCACACCCGGTGCTGGAAGGCGACGGAGATCTGCAAGACGACCGAGCCGCAGCTGGTGGAGCTGAGGACCGGTCAGCAGGTCGCCTGCCACCACCCGGAGAACTTCGCCGACCAGGCCCCGCAGGACACGGTCCTGCTCTCGGCGGCGAAGAAGGCCGCGGAGCTGGTCCCGGACGCGGTCGTCTCCGACGACCCGGCGGAGCCGGAGCCGGCGGCCGAGCCGGCTCCCGCCGAGGAGACCGTCGCCGCGCCGGCTCAGGCTGAGGAGACCGCCGCCGAGTCGGCCGCCTCCGAGGAGACCGTCGCCGAGGAGTCGGCTCCCGCCAAGGAGACCACCGCCAAGGAGACCACCGCCGAGGAGACCACCACCGAGGAGCCGGCTCCCGCCGAGGAGACCGCCGCCGAGTCGGCTGCCTCCGAGAAGGCGACCGTTTCCGAGAAGCCCGCCTCCGAGAAGCCCGCCTCCGAGAAGCCGGCCGCCGACTCCCAGGAGTCAACCGACAAGTAG
- a CDS encoding M1 family metallopeptidase translates to MALSRSARSAAVATAAAALFVIAAAPAPTAGAPGAGDPYFPRLGNGGFDARHYALDIAYAPDTGRLDGRATLTARATQHLSSFDLDLQQLQITAVEVDGRHATFTRDGDEVTVTPRTTLAKGRDFTVTVTYGGVPEPLSGPIVFGSAYGWMKTADGVFVACEPNAASTWFPSSDHPSDKATYDIRIKAPRGLTGVSNGRLVSTYDRGDSTYTHWRESRPMATYLATATIGKFDVRTGRTPGGTPIYVAVDPVLKNSNSVDVYAVTAAATDYWSQVFGPYPFEETGAIVDDMPEAGFSLEVQSKPAYSAVRNETTIVHELAHQWFGDSVSVDRWKDIWLNEGFATYAQWLWAEHQGTRPAHDTFRAVYDARPADSSFWQIQVADPQRDTMFASAVYQRGAMTLQALREKIGDKAFFRLLPAWTRLHRYGNADTADFVRLAERVSGRKLDDFFRTWLFTTGKPTL, encoded by the coding sequence ATGGCACTCTCCCGTTCGGCACGTTCAGCGGCCGTCGCCACCGCGGCGGCCGCCCTCTTCGTCATCGCCGCCGCACCCGCCCCCACCGCGGGCGCCCCCGGCGCGGGTGACCCCTACTTCCCCCGGCTCGGCAACGGCGGCTTCGACGCCCGCCACTACGCCCTGGACATCGCCTACGCCCCGGACACCGGCCGTCTGGACGGCAGGGCGACCCTCACCGCGCGCGCCACCCAGCACCTCTCCTCCTTCGACCTCGACCTCCAGCAGCTCCAGATCACCGCGGTCGAGGTCGACGGCAGACACGCCACGTTCACCCGCGACGGCGACGAGGTCACGGTGACCCCGCGCACCACCCTGGCCAAGGGCCGCGACTTCACCGTCACCGTCACCTACGGCGGTGTCCCCGAGCCGCTGAGCGGCCCCATCGTGTTCGGCTCCGCGTACGGCTGGATGAAGACGGCCGACGGCGTCTTCGTCGCCTGCGAGCCCAACGCCGCCTCCACCTGGTTCCCCTCCAGCGACCACCCCTCCGACAAGGCCACCTACGACATCCGGATCAAGGCCCCCCGGGGCCTGACCGGCGTCTCCAACGGCCGGCTGGTGTCGACGTACGACCGGGGCGACTCGACGTACACGCACTGGCGGGAGAGCCGGCCCATGGCCACCTACCTCGCGACGGCCACCATCGGGAAGTTCGACGTGCGCACCGGCCGCACCCCGGGCGGCACCCCGATCTACGTCGCCGTCGACCCCGTGCTCAAGAACAGCAACAGCGTCGACGTGTACGCCGTCACCGCCGCCGCCACCGACTACTGGTCGCAGGTGTTCGGCCCCTACCCGTTCGAGGAGACCGGGGCCATCGTCGACGACATGCCCGAGGCCGGTTTCTCGCTGGAGGTGCAGAGCAAGCCCGCCTACTCGGCCGTGCGCAACGAGACGACCATCGTGCACGAACTGGCCCACCAGTGGTTCGGCGACTCGGTGAGCGTGGACCGGTGGAAGGACATCTGGCTCAACGAGGGCTTCGCCACCTACGCCCAGTGGCTGTGGGCGGAGCACCAGGGCACCCGCCCGGCCCACGACACCTTCCGCGCCGTCTACGACGCCCGCCCCGCCGACTCCTCCTTCTGGCAGATCCAGGTGGCCGACCCGCAGCGCGACACGATGTTCGCCTCCGCCGTCTACCAGCGCGGCGCGATGACGCTCCAGGCGCTCCGGGAGAAGATCGGCGACAAGGCGTTCTTCCGGCTGCTGCCCGCCTGGACCCGGCTGCACCGGTACGGCAACGCGGACACGGCCGACTTCGTCCGCCTCGCGGAGCGGGTCAGCGGCCGCAAACTGGACGACTTCTTCCGCACCTGGCTCTTCACGACAGGGAAACCCACCCTGTGA
- a CDS encoding trimeric intracellular cation channel family protein — MQLQQLFSPSVQHTLDVIGIFVFAISGALLAVRKNFDVFGIAVLAEVTALGGGLFRDVVIGAVPPAAFTDLGYFLTPLIATLVVFFLHPHVERIQTGVLVFDAAGLGLFCVSGTTKAYSYGLNLTASATLGLATAVGGGVLRDVLANEVPSLLRWDRDLYAVPAIVGATMVALCIRYDALTPLTSGLAVVTAFALRLLAMRFHWRAPRAWNRRSTVTEE, encoded by the coding sequence GTGCAGCTCCAGCAACTCTTCAGTCCCTCCGTCCAGCACACGCTCGATGTCATCGGCATCTTCGTGTTCGCGATCTCCGGCGCGCTGCTGGCCGTCCGCAAGAACTTCGACGTGTTCGGCATCGCGGTGCTCGCCGAGGTCACGGCGCTGGGCGGGGGGCTGTTCCGGGACGTGGTGATCGGAGCCGTGCCCCCGGCCGCCTTCACCGACCTGGGGTACTTCCTCACCCCCCTGATCGCCACCCTCGTGGTCTTCTTCCTGCACCCGCACGTGGAGCGGATCCAGACCGGCGTCCTGGTCTTCGACGCGGCCGGCCTCGGCCTGTTCTGCGTCAGCGGTACGACGAAGGCGTACAGCTACGGCCTCAACCTGACCGCGTCCGCGACCCTGGGCCTGGCCACCGCGGTCGGCGGCGGCGTGCTCCGGGACGTGCTCGCCAACGAGGTGCCCTCACTGCTGCGCTGGGACCGCGACCTGTACGCGGTCCCGGCGATCGTCGGCGCCACCATGGTGGCGCTGTGCATCCGCTACGACGCCCTGACCCCGCTCACCAGCGGGCTCGCCGTCGTCACCGCTTTCGCCCTGCGGCTGCTGGCGATGAGGTTCCACTGGCGAGCGCCGCGCGCCTGGAACCGGCGGTCGACGGTGACCGAGGAGTAG
- a CDS encoding alpha/beta hydrolase has translation MSLTGTPFLYTTIVLSVVALILPLTLWSRVRGPRPLRTAARVLMLLFTQGTAVALVFVLVNNQNNLYDNWADLLGTGNHVQQAADLGRDGTGGLALKQLPKVRQVFKPADGPGMRSAGGVRVTQLKGRVSGVNAEVYVWLPPQYNEPAYRGKKFPVVELLPGYPGSAKAWFGSLKAHEQLLPLMRSGQVAPFILVAPRTNLLAGVDTGCANIPGQVNADTWLSIDVPRMVTDNFRAQPAPQGWAVAGYSAGAHCAVKLAVAHPDRYRAAVSMSGYNDPIGERNSLASQNPALRAENNPYLLLRKAAVPPRVALYVSGESGDGYQAGTALESVAKAPTTVHVVFLPRSAGGHTMALWRPQVPAVFRWLTLQMGQNRARGEDRSLTTATAGTTPRSPSTAGSRRAALASGTSSPAAAGRKR, from the coding sequence ATGAGCCTCACCGGGACTCCGTTCCTCTACACGACGATCGTATTGTCGGTCGTCGCCCTGATACTGCCGCTCACGCTCTGGTCGCGGGTGCGCGGGCCCAGGCCGCTGCGCACCGCGGCCCGGGTCCTCATGCTGCTGTTCACCCAGGGCACGGCCGTCGCACTGGTCTTCGTGCTGGTCAACAACCAGAACAACCTGTACGACAACTGGGCCGACCTGCTCGGCACCGGCAACCACGTCCAGCAGGCCGCCGACCTCGGCCGGGACGGCACCGGCGGTCTGGCGCTGAAGCAATTGCCCAAGGTCAGGCAGGTCTTCAAGCCCGCCGACGGCCCCGGCATGCGCTCGGCCGGCGGCGTCCGCGTCACCCAGCTCAAGGGCCGCGTCTCCGGGGTGAACGCCGAGGTCTACGTCTGGCTGCCGCCGCAGTACAACGAGCCGGCCTACCGCGGCAAGAAGTTCCCGGTGGTGGAACTGCTGCCCGGCTACCCCGGTTCGGCGAAGGCCTGGTTCGGGTCGCTGAAGGCGCACGAGCAGCTGCTGCCGCTCATGCGCAGCGGCCAGGTGGCGCCCTTCATCCTGGTCGCCCCGCGCACCAACCTGCTGGCCGGCGTCGACACCGGCTGCGCCAACATCCCCGGCCAGGTCAACGCCGACACCTGGCTCAGCATCGACGTGCCCAGGATGGTCACGGACAACTTCCGCGCGCAGCCGGCCCCCCAGGGCTGGGCGGTGGCCGGGTACTCGGCCGGCGCGCACTGCGCGGTCAAGCTCGCGGTGGCGCACCCGGACCGGTACCGGGCCGCGGTGAGCATGTCCGGGTACAACGACCCGATCGGCGAGCGCAACTCGCTGGCCTCGCAGAACCCCGCGCTGCGCGCCGAGAACAACCCCTACCTGCTGCTGCGCAAGGCGGCCGTGCCGCCCCGCGTCGCGCTGTACGTGTCCGGCGAGTCCGGTGACGGCTACCAGGCGGGTACGGCGCTGGAGTCCGTCGCGAAGGCGCCGACGACCGTGCACGTGGTCTTCCTGCCGCGCAGCGCGGGCGGCCACACCATGGCGCTGTGGCGCCCGCAGGTCCCGGCGGTGTTCCGCTGGCTGACCCTGCAGATGGGCCAGAACCGCGCCAGGGGCGAGGACCGGTCCCTGACCACGGCGACCGCCGGGACTACTCCTCGGTCACCGTCGACCGCCGGTTCCAGGCGCGCGGCGCTCGCCAGTGGAACCTCATCGCCAGCAGCCGCAGGGCGAAAGCGGTGA
- a CDS encoding thioesterase family protein, translating into MPEAATAPTGRAVIGDSEFDRDTAVTRREPGVYDIDLCAGWTIINAVNGGYLLAVLGRALADTLPHPDPFTVSAHYLTASQPGPAVVRTETVRTGRTLSTGQASLLQYDEEGNEVERIRVLASYGDLSALPDDVRTTAVPPAVPPIEQCFGPDDSPAPVPGSSAITDRLMLKLDPATLGWALGAPSGKGEMRAWFGLADGRDADPLSLLLAVDALPPTAFEIGLKGWVPTVELTVHVRHRPAPGPLRVSITTRNLAGGFLEEDAEVWDSEDRLVAQSRQLARVRLG; encoded by the coding sequence ATGCCAGAAGCAGCCACCGCGCCCACCGGGCGAGCCGTGATCGGCGACAGCGAGTTCGACCGCGACACCGCGGTCACCCGGCGTGAGCCCGGGGTCTACGACATCGACCTCTGTGCCGGCTGGACCATCATCAACGCCGTCAACGGCGGCTATCTGCTGGCCGTCCTCGGCCGGGCCCTCGCGGACACCCTCCCGCACCCGGACCCCTTCACCGTCTCGGCGCACTACCTGACCGCGTCCCAGCCGGGCCCGGCGGTCGTCCGCACCGAGACGGTCCGCACCGGCCGCACCCTCTCCACCGGCCAGGCCTCGCTCCTGCAGTACGACGAGGAGGGCAACGAGGTCGAGCGCATCCGCGTCCTCGCCTCCTACGGCGACCTCTCCGCCCTCCCCGACGACGTCCGCACGACGGCTGTCCCGCCGGCCGTCCCGCCGATCGAGCAGTGCTTCGGCCCCGACGACTCGCCCGCCCCGGTGCCGGGCAGCTCGGCCATCACCGACCGGCTGATGCTCAAGCTGGACCCCGCCACCCTCGGCTGGGCCCTCGGCGCGCCCTCGGGCAAGGGGGAGATGCGCGCCTGGTTCGGTCTCGCCGACGGCCGCGACGCCGACCCGCTGTCGCTGCTCCTGGCGGTGGACGCGCTGCCGCCCACGGCCTTCGAGATCGGCCTCAAGGGCTGGGTCCCCACCGTGGAGCTCACCGTCCACGTCCGCCACCGCCCGGCCCCCGGTCCGCTGCGGGTGTCCATCACCACCCGCAACCTGGCCGGGGGGTTCCTGGAGGAGGACGCCGAGGTCTGGGACAGCGAGGACCGGCTGGTCGCCCAGTCCCGCCAGCTCGCCCGCGTCAGGCTCGGCTGA
- a CDS encoding TIGR03086 family metal-binding protein gives MSTTGYTDPRPVYTRATEQAAALIRTVRPEQLDGPTCCTEFDVRALLSHVVGVTRRIAVVGEGGDGLAMEPVAEGVEDDGWAAAYDEARVRVLKAWEADERMTAPVRVPWGEVPGHAALSGYVMEIVTHTWDLAEAVGHPFALDPEPAEFALATAQRVLPDSRPRDETPFDTRRAAPEGAGVYERLAAWLGRAPLSRA, from the coding sequence ATGAGCACCACCGGTTACACCGACCCACGCCCCGTCTACACCCGCGCCACCGAGCAGGCCGCCGCGCTGATCAGGACGGTGCGCCCCGAGCAGCTCGACGGACCGACTTGTTGTACCGAGTTCGACGTACGGGCGCTGCTGAGCCATGTCGTCGGTGTCACCCGCCGGATCGCCGTGGTCGGCGAGGGCGGTGACGGGCTCGCCATGGAGCCGGTCGCCGAGGGCGTCGAGGACGACGGCTGGGCGGCGGCCTACGACGAGGCGCGTGTCCGGGTCCTGAAGGCGTGGGAGGCCGACGAGCGGATGACGGCACCGGTGCGGGTGCCCTGGGGCGAGGTGCCGGGCCACGCGGCGCTGTCCGGGTACGTGATGGAGATCGTGACGCACACCTGGGACCTCGCCGAGGCCGTCGGCCACCCCTTCGCACTCGACCCGGAGCCGGCGGAGTTCGCCCTGGCCACGGCCCAGCGGGTGCTGCCCGACTCGCGGCCCCGGGACGAGACCCCGTTCGACACCCGCCGTGCGGCCCCCGAGGGGGCCGGGGTGTACGAGCGGCTCGCGGCCTGGCTGGGACGCGCCCCGCTCAGCCGAGCCTGA
- a CDS encoding helix-turn-helix transcriptional regulator, with the protein MKSDRLLSILLLLQTRGRVPAHELADRLEVSVRTIYRDVEALSASGVPVYAERGRHGGIELLAGFRTDVTGLTADESRALFILAAQGAHAALGLDAALGSALRKVMAALPAPHRPAAEVTSRRILVDATRWRSGPGRSVDLQVLQDAVFADRRLRVSYRHSGQREPRTYTLDPYGLVAKAGVWYLVADRRAAPRLFRADRVRSARLLDEPVRRRAGVELADVWEVLRRQVEERPEGAIDVTVRVRRERLDMFQRMVGALLTELPADDGEGDWAVVRLSYPALRAVRQLLGFSDQVEILDPPEARAELLRAVGSVTALYQEAGRGE; encoded by the coding sequence GTGAAGTCCGACCGGCTGCTGTCGATCCTGCTCCTCCTGCAGACCCGGGGCCGGGTCCCCGCGCACGAACTCGCCGACCGGCTCGAGGTGTCGGTGCGCACCATCTACCGGGACGTCGAGGCGCTGTCCGCCTCCGGCGTGCCCGTGTACGCCGAGCGCGGCCGCCACGGCGGCATCGAACTCCTCGCCGGATTCCGCACGGACGTCACCGGCCTGACCGCCGACGAGTCCCGCGCCCTCTTCATCCTGGCCGCGCAGGGCGCGCACGCCGCGCTCGGTCTCGACGCGGCTCTCGGCTCGGCCCTGCGCAAGGTGATGGCGGCCCTGCCCGCGCCGCACCGGCCCGCCGCCGAGGTGACCAGCCGCCGCATCCTGGTCGACGCCACCCGCTGGCGCAGCGGCCCCGGGCGGTCCGTCGACCTCCAGGTGCTCCAGGACGCGGTCTTCGCCGACCGCCGGCTGAGGGTGAGCTACCGGCACAGCGGGCAGCGCGAGCCCCGCACGTACACCCTGGACCCCTACGGCCTGGTCGCCAAGGCCGGGGTCTGGTACCTGGTCGCCGACCGGCGCGCGGCCCCGCGGCTGTTCCGCGCCGACCGGGTGCGCTCGGCGCGGCTGCTCGACGAGCCGGTCCGGCGCCGGGCCGGTGTCGAACTCGCCGACGTCTGGGAGGTGCTGCGCCGCCAGGTGGAGGAGCGGCCCGAGGGCGCGATCGACGTCACGGTGCGGGTCCGCCGCGAACGCCTCGACATGTTCCAGCGGATGGTGGGGGCCCTGCTGACCGAACTCCCCGCGGACGACGGGGAGGGCGACTGGGCCGTCGTCCGGCTGTCCTACCCGGCGCTGCGCGCGGTGCGCCAACTCCTGGGCTTCTCCGACCAGGTGGAGATCCTCGACCCGCCCGAGGCCCGCGCCGAACTGCTGCGCGCGGTCGGCTCCGTCACGGCCCTGTACCAGGAGGCGGGCCGCGGGGAGTGA
- a CDS encoding TetR family transcriptional regulator, whose translation MSHTLGVRQAQKQKTRQAFLDAALALLEEQSLSSLGLREVTRAVGVAPTAFYRHFRSTADLGVALVDEALGSLHPMVRTTVSTAGDSEERITRAVELIARHVDAYPAHVRFIARERHGGVQPVREAIRAQLARFAEEVKAELAKDPQAEGWNDEDLLMLAHLYVDQMLITASLFLETLDSPEDGERERVAQLATRQLRLITIGRRHWLD comes from the coding sequence ATGAGTCACACCCTCGGCGTCCGGCAGGCCCAGAAGCAGAAGACCCGGCAGGCGTTCCTGGACGCGGCGCTCGCGCTGCTGGAGGAACAGAGCCTGAGCAGCCTCGGACTGCGCGAGGTCACCCGTGCCGTGGGCGTCGCCCCGACGGCCTTCTACCGGCACTTCCGCTCCACCGCCGACCTCGGAGTGGCCCTGGTCGACGAGGCGCTGGGCAGCCTTCACCCGATGGTGCGGACGACGGTGTCCACCGCGGGCGACAGCGAGGAGCGCATCACACGCGCCGTGGAACTGATCGCCCGTCACGTGGACGCGTACCCCGCACACGTCCGCTTCATCGCCCGTGAACGGCATGGCGGAGTCCAGCCGGTCCGTGAGGCCATTCGCGCCCAACTGGCGCGCTTCGCCGAGGAGGTCAAGGCCGAGCTGGCCAAGGACCCGCAGGCGGAGGGGTGGAACGACGAGGACCTGCTGATGCTCGCGCATCTCTACGTCGACCAGATGCTCATCACCGCCTCCCTGTTCCTGGAGACGCTGGACTCGCCCGAGGACGGCGAGCGCGAGCGCGTCGCCCAGCTGGCCACCCGGCAGCTGCGGCTCATCACCATCGGCCGCCGGCACTGGCTGGACTGA